The Burkholderia lata genome contains a region encoding:
- a CDS encoding ketopantoate reductase family protein translates to MRIAILGAGAMGSLFGGRLAESGEAVTLIDVNDAHLDAIRRDGLCIDDDRGERRIRTLQVVRPETAQADAAAASDTPFDLLIVFTKSLHTRTALDGVRALLKRDAHVLTLQNGLGNVETLNAFVPLERILVGVTTWPADAAGPAHVRSHGAGTIRMMTADGAARPFAATVADTLSRAGLACTLDADVWAAIWEKVAFNAALNTLCAATGCTVDQLGNHHDGPRLALAIAAEVAAVARAKGIAVDGERIARNVEHAIHEHRGHRPSMLQDVLAGRRTEIDAISGKVVAAAREAGVAVPHAETLLALVRLIDARMN, encoded by the coding sequence ATGAGGATTGCCATTCTGGGCGCGGGCGCAATGGGCTCGCTGTTCGGCGGGCGGCTGGCCGAAAGCGGCGAGGCCGTCACGCTGATCGACGTGAACGATGCGCATCTCGATGCGATTCGCCGCGACGGCCTATGCATCGATGATGATCGGGGCGAACGACGCATCCGTACGCTGCAGGTCGTGCGGCCGGAAACCGCGCAAGCGGATGCGGCCGCAGCGTCCGATACACCGTTCGACCTGCTGATCGTTTTCACGAAGTCGCTGCATACGCGTACCGCACTCGACGGCGTGCGTGCATTGCTCAAGCGAGACGCGCATGTGCTGACGCTGCAGAACGGGCTCGGCAACGTCGAGACGCTGAATGCGTTCGTGCCGCTCGAACGCATCCTGGTCGGCGTGACGACGTGGCCGGCCGACGCGGCGGGGCCGGCACACGTGCGCTCGCACGGCGCGGGCACGATCCGCATGATGACGGCCGACGGCGCGGCGCGCCCGTTCGCGGCGACGGTGGCCGATACGCTGTCGCGCGCGGGGCTCGCTTGCACGCTCGACGCCGACGTGTGGGCCGCGATCTGGGAGAAGGTCGCGTTCAACGCGGCGCTCAACACGCTGTGCGCGGCGACGGGCTGCACGGTCGACCAGCTCGGCAATCATCACGACGGGCCGCGGCTCGCGCTCGCGATCGCGGCCGAGGTGGCCGCCGTCGCCCGCGCGAAGGGCATCGCGGTCGACGGCGAACGTATCGCGCGCAACGTCGAGCATGCGATCCACGAGCATCGCGGCCATCGTCCGTCGATGCTGCAGGACGTACTTGCGGGCCGTCGCACGGAAATCGACGCGATCAGCGGCAAGGTCGTCGCGGCCGCGCGCGAAGCGGGCGTGGCGGTGCCGCATGCGGAAACGCTGCTCGCGCTGGTCCGGCTGATCGACGCACGGATGAACTGA
- the kynB gene encoding arylformamidase, with amino-acid sequence MDTLWDISPPVSPATPVWPGDTPVSVERVWRMEAGSPVNVARLTLSPHTGAHCDAPLHYDADGAPIGAVPLDTYLGPCRVIHCIGASPVVQPVDVAAALDGVPPRVLLRTYARASVEQWDSHFCAVAPETVDLLAAHGVKLIGIDTPSLDPQESKTMDAHHRVRAHRMAILEGIVLDDVPPGDYELIALPLKFATLDASPVRAVLRALPARAS; translated from the coding sequence ATGGACACCCTCTGGGACATCTCGCCGCCTGTCAGCCCCGCCACCCCCGTGTGGCCGGGCGATACGCCGGTTTCCGTCGAACGCGTGTGGCGGATGGAGGCCGGCTCGCCGGTCAACGTCGCGCGCCTGACGCTGTCGCCGCACACGGGCGCGCACTGCGACGCGCCGCTGCACTACGACGCCGACGGCGCGCCGATCGGCGCCGTGCCGCTCGACACCTACCTCGGCCCGTGCCGCGTGATCCATTGCATCGGCGCATCGCCGGTCGTGCAGCCGGTCGATGTCGCGGCCGCGCTCGACGGCGTACCGCCGCGCGTGCTGCTGCGCACCTATGCGCGCGCCAGCGTCGAACAGTGGGACAGCCACTTCTGCGCGGTCGCGCCCGAGACCGTCGACCTGCTCGCCGCGCATGGCGTGAAGCTGATCGGCATCGATACGCCGTCGCTCGACCCGCAGGAATCGAAGACGATGGATGCGCATCACCGCGTGCGTGCGCATCGAATGGCGATCCTCGAAGGCATCGTGCTCGACGACGTGCCGCCCGGCGACTACGAACTGATCGCACTGCCGCTGAAATTCGCGACGCTCGACGCAAGCCCCGTGCGTGCGGTGCTGCGCGCGCTGCCCGCGCGTGCCTCCTGA
- the kynU gene encoding kynureninase, which produces MIKTREDALALDRDDPLAPLRDQFSLPDGVIYLDGNSLGAQPRASAARAQQVIGAEWGEGLIRSWNTAGWFALPRRLGDKLATLIGGAPGETVVTDTISINLFKLLSAMVRHQAERAPERRVIVSERSNFPTDLYIAQGLIEQLGGDYELRLIDDPADLPGALGADTAVAMITHVNYRTGYMHDMPAVTQLVHDAGGLMLWDLAHSAGAVPVDLNGARADGAVGCTYKYLNGGPGSPAFVWVPQRHHAHFSQPLSGWWGHRAPFAMQPGFAPDPGIARFLCGTQPIVSMSMVECGLDVFLQTDMHAIRRKSLALTDTFIALVEARCAGLSLKLVTPRAHHQRGSQASFEHPHGYEVMQALIARGVIGDYREPYVLRFGFTPLYTRFADVWDAVETLRDILATDAWKAPEFAERGAVT; this is translated from the coding sequence ATGATCAAGACCCGTGAAGACGCGCTCGCGCTCGACCGCGACGATCCGCTCGCCCCGCTGCGCGACCAGTTCTCCCTGCCTGACGGCGTGATTTACCTCGACGGCAACTCGCTCGGCGCGCAGCCGCGCGCGTCCGCCGCCCGCGCGCAGCAGGTGATCGGCGCCGAATGGGGCGAAGGCCTGATCCGCAGCTGGAACACGGCCGGCTGGTTCGCGCTGCCGCGCCGTCTCGGCGACAAGCTCGCGACGCTGATCGGCGGCGCACCCGGCGAAACGGTCGTGACCGATACGATCTCGATCAACCTGTTCAAGCTGCTGTCGGCGATGGTGCGCCACCAGGCCGAGCGCGCGCCCGAGCGCCGCGTGATCGTGTCGGAACGCTCGAACTTCCCGACCGACCTGTATATCGCGCAGGGGCTGATCGAACAGCTCGGCGGCGACTACGAACTGCGCCTGATCGACGACCCGGCCGACCTGCCCGGCGCGCTCGGCGCGGACACGGCCGTCGCGATGATCACGCACGTGAACTACCGCACCGGCTACATGCACGACATGCCGGCCGTCACGCAGCTCGTGCACGACGCGGGTGGCCTGATGCTGTGGGATCTCGCGCACTCGGCCGGCGCGGTGCCGGTCGACCTGAACGGCGCGCGCGCGGACGGCGCGGTCGGCTGCACGTACAAGTACCTGAACGGCGGCCCCGGTTCGCCCGCCTTCGTGTGGGTGCCGCAGCGCCATCACGCGCACTTCTCGCAGCCGCTGTCCGGCTGGTGGGGCCACCGCGCACCGTTCGCGATGCAGCCGGGTTTCGCGCCCGATCCGGGCATCGCTCGCTTCCTGTGCGGCACGCAGCCGATCGTGTCGATGTCGATGGTCGAATGCGGGCTCGACGTGTTCCTGCAGACCGACATGCACGCGATCCGCCGCAAGTCGCTTGCGCTGACCGATACGTTCATCGCGCTCGTCGAAGCGCGCTGCGCGGGCCTGTCGCTGAAGCTCGTCACGCCGCGCGCGCATCACCAGCGCGGCTCGCAGGCGAGCTTCGAGCATCCGCACGGCTACGAAGTGATGCAGGCGCTGATCGCGCGCGGCGTGATCGGCGACTACCGCGAGCCGTACGTGCTGCGCTTCGGCTTCACGCCGCTCTATACGCGCTTCGCCGACGTGTGGGATGCCGTCGAGACGCTGCGCGACATCCTCGCCACCGATGCGTGGAAGGCACCCGAGTTCGCCGAACGCGGCGCGGTGACCTGA
- the kynA gene encoding tryptophan 2,3-dioxygenase, whose translation MQPPGEDAPAGCPFSGARAAHSAPAAPAAHEASHVPGDAGWHNAQLDFSKSMSYGDYLSLNSILDAQHPLSPDHNEMLFIIQHQTSELWMKLALFELRGALDAVRTDALPPAFKMLARVSRILEQLVQAWSVLSTMTPSEYSAMRPYLGQSSGFQSYQYRQLEFLLGNKNVQMLQPHAHRPDILEQVRATLEAPSFYDEVVRLLARRGFPIAAERLERDWTQPTRHDETVEAAWLEVYRHPQQHWELYEMAEELVDLEDAFRQWRFRHVTTVERIIGFKQGTGGTSGAPYLRKMLDVVLFPELWHVRTTL comes from the coding sequence ATGCAGCCACCCGGCGAAGACGCGCCGGCGGGCTGCCCGTTCTCGGGCGCACGCGCCGCGCATTCGGCACCCGCGGCCCCGGCCGCGCACGAAGCGTCGCACGTGCCCGGCGATGCCGGCTGGCACAACGCGCAGCTCGATTTCTCGAAGTCGATGAGCTACGGCGACTACCTGTCGCTGAATTCGATCCTCGACGCGCAGCATCCGCTGTCGCCCGATCACAACGAGATGCTGTTCATCATCCAGCATCAGACGAGCGAGCTGTGGATGAAGCTCGCGCTGTTCGAGCTGCGCGGCGCCCTCGATGCGGTGCGCACCGACGCGTTGCCGCCCGCATTCAAGATGCTCGCGCGCGTGTCGCGGATTCTCGAGCAGCTCGTGCAGGCGTGGAGCGTGCTGTCGACGATGACGCCGTCCGAATATTCGGCGATGCGCCCGTATCTCGGGCAGTCGTCGGGCTTCCAGTCGTACCAGTACCGGCAACTCGAATTCCTGCTCGGCAACAAGAACGTGCAGATGCTGCAGCCGCACGCGCACCGGCCCGACATCCTCGAACAGGTGCGTGCGACGCTCGAAGCGCCGTCGTTCTACGACGAAGTCGTGCGCCTGCTCGCGCGGCGCGGCTTCCCGATCGCAGCGGAGCGGCTCGAGCGCGACTGGACGCAGCCGACCCGGCATGACGAGACGGTCGAAGCCGCGTGGCTCGAGGTGTACCGTCACCCGCAGCAGCACTGGGAGCTCTACGAAATGGCCGAGGAACTCGTCGATCTCGAGGATGCGTTCCGCCAGTGGCGCTTCCGTCACGTGACGACCGTCGAGCGCATCATCGGCTTCAAGCAGGGCACGGGCGGCACCAGCGGCGCGCCGTACCTGCGCAAGATGCTCGACGTCGTGCTGTTCCCCGAGCTCTGGCACGTGCGCACCACGCTGTAA
- a CDS encoding MFS transporter: MSTRDGLQPPSVDIGATLDDGPFTTMQRCVVLLAALAIVLDGFDGQLIGFAIPVLIREWGITRGAFAPAVAAGLIGMGIGSACAGIVADRFGRRQAVIGSVFLFGIATCAIGFAPDVTAIAALRFVAGLGIGGALPTATTMTAEYTPARRRTMMVTATIVCVPLGGMLAGLFAHEVLPRYGWRGLFFAGGALPLVLGFVLVRALPESPRYLARRPARWPELGALLARMERPVAPGTAFTDMRDARAAGGRGGFGALFESGQARDTIALWCAFFMCLLAVYAAFSWLPTMLAASGLSVSVAGTGLTAYNLGGVIGALLCAWTIAHAGSRWPLVLCSIGGAASAVWLMGVDASRHTGWLIVGLGLHGLFVNAVQSTMYALCAYIYPTAVRATGTASALAFGRLGAILSAFAGAIVITTGGATAYLTMLAIAMGVVCVALLVVRRHIPRLSRAAVQPREGEELARTSS, translated from the coding sequence ATGAGCACGCGCGACGGATTGCAGCCTCCGTCCGTCGACATCGGCGCGACGCTCGACGACGGGCCGTTCACGACGATGCAGCGCTGCGTGGTGCTGCTCGCCGCGCTCGCGATCGTGCTCGACGGCTTCGACGGCCAGCTGATCGGCTTCGCGATTCCGGTGCTGATCCGCGAATGGGGCATCACGCGTGGCGCGTTCGCGCCGGCGGTGGCGGCCGGGCTGATCGGGATGGGCATCGGCAGCGCGTGCGCGGGGATCGTCGCGGACCGCTTCGGCCGCCGCCAGGCCGTGATCGGCAGCGTGTTCCTGTTCGGCATTGCGACCTGCGCGATCGGCTTCGCACCGGACGTCACGGCGATCGCGGCGCTGCGCTTCGTCGCAGGCCTCGGGATCGGCGGCGCGTTGCCGACGGCCACGACGATGACGGCCGAATACACGCCCGCGCGGCGTCGCACGATGATGGTGACCGCGACGATCGTCTGCGTGCCGCTCGGCGGGATGCTGGCCGGCCTGTTCGCGCACGAGGTGCTGCCGCGCTACGGCTGGCGCGGGCTGTTCTTCGCGGGCGGCGCATTGCCGCTCGTGCTCGGCTTCGTGCTCGTGCGTGCGCTGCCCGAATCGCCGCGCTATCTTGCGCGGCGCCCCGCGCGCTGGCCGGAACTCGGCGCGCTGCTCGCGCGGATGGAGCGGCCCGTCGCGCCGGGCACTGCCTTCACCGACATGCGGGACGCGCGCGCGGCGGGCGGCCGTGGCGGCTTCGGCGCGTTGTTCGAGAGCGGTCAGGCGCGCGACACGATCGCGCTGTGGTGCGCGTTCTTCATGTGCCTGCTCGCCGTGTATGCGGCGTTCAGCTGGCTGCCGACGATGCTGGCGGCGAGCGGGCTGAGCGTGTCGGTCGCGGGGACGGGGCTCACCGCATACAACCTCGGTGGCGTGATCGGTGCGCTGTTGTGCGCGTGGACGATCGCGCATGCCGGGTCGCGCTGGCCGCTCGTGTTGTGCAGCATCGGCGGCGCGGCGAGTGCGGTATGGCTGATGGGTGTCGATGCGAGCCGCCACACGGGCTGGCTGATCGTCGGGCTCGGCCTGCACGGGCTGTTCGTCAACGCGGTGCAGTCGACGATGTATGCGCTCTGCGCGTACATCTACCCGACGGCCGTGCGCGCGACGGGCACGGCAAGCGCGCTCGCGTTCGGCCGGCTCGGCGCGATCCTCAGCGCGTTCGCGGGCGCGATCGTGATCACCACGGGCGGTGCCACGGCTTATCTGACGATGCTGGCGATTGCGATGGGGGTGGTCTGCGTCGCGCTGCTCGTCGTGCGACGGCACATTCCGCGACTGTCGCGCGCGGCGGTGCAGCCGCGCGAAGGGGAGGAACTGGCCCGCACGTCGTCGTGA
- a CDS encoding Lrp/AsnC family transcriptional regulator produces MHAITLDATDCRILAVLQEEGRISNLDLAERISLSPSACLRRMRLLEEQGVIEHYRACLSREKLGFELEAFVQVSMRNEENQWHERFAEALREWPEVVGAFVVTGESHYLLRVLAHNLKHYSDFVLNRLYKAPGVMDIRSNIVLQTLKDEAGAPVGLARTGAIKAV; encoded by the coding sequence ATGCACGCGATCACGCTCGATGCCACCGACTGCCGGATTCTGGCGGTCCTGCAGGAAGAGGGCAGAATCAGCAATCTCGATCTGGCGGAACGAATTTCGCTTTCGCCGTCCGCCTGTCTGCGCCGCATGCGCCTGCTCGAGGAGCAGGGCGTGATCGAGCACTATCGCGCGTGCCTGAGCCGCGAGAAGCTCGGCTTCGAGCTCGAGGCGTTCGTTCAGGTGTCGATGCGCAACGAAGAAAATCAATGGCACGAGCGCTTCGCGGAAGCGCTGCGCGAATGGCCGGAGGTCGTCGGCGCGTTCGTCGTGACGGGCGAGAGCCACTATCTGCTGCGCGTGCTCGCGCACAACCTCAAGCACTATTCCGATTTCGTGCTGAACCGGCTCTACAAGGCGCCGGGCGTGATGGACATCCGTTCCAACATCGTGCTGCAGACGCTGAAGGATGAAGCCGGCGCGCCGGTCGGGCTGGCGCGCACGGGAGCGATCAAAGCGGTGTAA
- a CDS encoding aldehyde dehydrogenase, with amino-acid sequence MQTVSMLIGGERRHSSSGATFVRRNPLDGEVASEAPAGTVDDARAAADAAARAFPDWAALGPGARRALLLKAAAALEAKHDQFVAAMAAETGASALWAGFNVHLAASGLVEAASLTTQVGGELIPSDVPGSLAMGVRQPAGVVLGIAPWNAPVILATRALALPLACGNTVVLKGSELCPVTHGLIVEALQEAGLPPGVVNFVTNAPEDAGAIVDALIAHPAVRRVNFTGSTRVGWIVAEACARHLKPSVLELGGKAPFVVLDDADLDAAVAAAAFGAFANSGQICMSTERIVVDASIADAFVAKLADKAASLPLGDPRNGPVVLGSLIDMKAVERCNALIDDALAHGATLVCGGKADSTLFPATLLDHVTPAMRIYAEESFGPVKGIVRVDGEEAAIRCANDNAFGLSSAVFSRDVARAMRVAARIESGICHVNGPTVHDEAQMPFGGVKDSGFGHFGGKAGIAAFTDLRWITVQTAPRHYPF; translated from the coding sequence ATGCAAACCGTATCGATGCTGATCGGCGGCGAACGCCGTCACTCATCCAGCGGCGCGACCTTCGTGCGCCGCAACCCGCTCGATGGCGAAGTCGCGTCCGAAGCGCCCGCGGGCACCGTCGACGATGCGCGCGCAGCGGCCGACGCGGCCGCCCGCGCGTTTCCCGACTGGGCCGCGCTCGGCCCCGGCGCGCGCCGCGCGTTGCTGCTGAAGGCGGCCGCCGCGCTCGAAGCGAAGCACGACCAGTTCGTCGCCGCGATGGCGGCCGAGACGGGCGCGTCCGCGCTGTGGGCCGGCTTCAACGTGCATCTTGCCGCGAGCGGGCTCGTCGAGGCTGCGTCGCTGACCACGCAGGTCGGCGGCGAGCTGATTCCGTCCGACGTGCCGGGGTCGCTCGCGATGGGCGTGCGGCAACCGGCCGGCGTCGTGCTCGGCATCGCACCGTGGAATGCGCCGGTGATCCTCGCGACGCGCGCGCTCGCGCTGCCGCTTGCGTGCGGCAACACGGTCGTGCTGAAGGGTTCGGAGCTGTGTCCCGTCACGCACGGGCTGATCGTCGAGGCGCTGCAGGAAGCCGGGCTGCCGCCGGGTGTCGTCAATTTCGTGACGAACGCGCCCGAGGACGCGGGTGCCATCGTCGATGCGTTGATCGCGCATCCGGCCGTGCGCCGCGTGAATTTCACCGGCTCGACGCGCGTCGGCTGGATCGTCGCCGAAGCGTGCGCGCGCCATCTGAAACCATCGGTGCTGGAACTCGGCGGCAAGGCGCCGTTCGTCGTGCTCGACGATGCCGATCTCGATGCCGCGGTCGCGGCAGCCGCGTTCGGCGCGTTCGCGAATTCCGGGCAGATCTGCATGTCGACCGAGCGCATCGTCGTCGACGCGTCGATCGCCGATGCGTTCGTCGCGAAGCTCGCCGACAAGGCCGCGTCGCTGCCGCTCGGCGATCCGCGCAACGGGCCCGTCGTACTCGGTTCGCTGATCGACATGAAGGCCGTCGAGCGCTGCAATGCGCTGATCGACGATGCGCTCGCGCATGGCGCGACGCTCGTGTGCGGCGGCAAGGCCGACAGCACGCTGTTCCCGGCCACGCTGCTCGACCACGTGACGCCCGCGATGCGCATCTATGCCGAGGAGTCGTTCGGCCCGGTGAAGGGCATCGTGCGTGTCGACGGCGAGGAGGCCGCGATCCGCTGCGCGAACGACAACGCGTTCGGGCTGTCGTCGGCCGTGTTCAGCCGCGACGTCGCGCGAGCGATGCGCGTCGCGGCGCGCATCGAATCGGGCATCTGCCACGTGAACGGTCCGACCGTGCACGACGAGGCGCAGATGCCGTTCGGCGGCGTGAAGGACAGCGGCTTCGGCCACTTCGGCGGCAAGGCCGGCATCGCGGCGTTCACGGACCTGCGCTGGATCACGGTGCAGACGGCACCGCGCCACTATCCGTTCTGA
- the mdlC gene encoding benzoylformate decarboxylase produces the protein MSGYQPPSAAPITVRDAVIDLLRQFGIDRVFGNPGSTELPMFRDFPDDFRYVLGLHEAVVVGMADGHAQATGNAAVVNLHSAAGVGNAMGNLFTAFKNRTPLIVTAGQQARAILPFDPFLGATQAAELPKPYVKWSIEPARAQDVPAAIARAYRIAMQEPRGPVFVSIPVDDWDQPAELLPRRDVSSVVRPDPDALARLGDTLDAARRPAFVVGAAVDRAGAWDDVVRLAERHRARVYVAPMSGRCSFPEDHPLFAGFLPAIREKIVARLDGHDLVFAFGAPAFTYHIEGFGPHVPPGATLVQLVDDPGIAAWTPSGDAVVGNLRLAARDLLARPAPPERPMPAPRPPRARVEPPAAGERMSVAFALQTLADVRDAHDIVVEEAPSARAVMQEHLPFTHSGTFYTMDSGGLGYGMPAAVGVALAHPGRRVIGLIGDGSSLYSIQALWSAAQLKLPITFVILNNRRYAALQDFAPVFGFGPDDPVQGTDLPNLDFVALAQGMGCRGVRVTDAAHLRDTLTEALRAATPVVVEVEIA, from the coding sequence ATGTCCGGCTACCAGCCCCCTTCCGCCGCACCGATCACCGTTCGCGATGCGGTGATCGACCTGCTTCGCCAGTTCGGCATCGACCGCGTGTTCGGCAATCCCGGCTCGACCGAGCTGCCGATGTTCCGCGACTTCCCGGACGATTTCCGCTACGTGCTCGGCTTGCATGAAGCCGTCGTGGTCGGCATGGCCGACGGCCACGCGCAGGCCACCGGCAACGCGGCGGTCGTCAACCTGCATTCGGCGGCAGGCGTCGGTAACGCGATGGGCAATCTTTTCACCGCCTTCAAGAACCGCACACCGCTGATCGTCACCGCGGGCCAGCAGGCGCGCGCGATCCTGCCGTTCGACCCGTTCCTCGGCGCGACGCAGGCCGCCGAGCTGCCGAAGCCGTACGTGAAATGGAGCATCGAGCCTGCGCGCGCGCAGGATGTGCCGGCCGCGATCGCGCGTGCATACCGCATCGCGATGCAGGAACCGCGTGGGCCGGTGTTCGTGTCGATCCCGGTCGACGACTGGGATCAGCCGGCCGAACTGCTGCCGCGCCGCGACGTCAGCAGCGTCGTGCGGCCCGACCCGGACGCGCTCGCGCGGCTCGGCGACACGCTCGACGCCGCGCGGCGTCCGGCGTTCGTGGTCGGCGCGGCCGTCGATCGCGCCGGTGCGTGGGACGACGTCGTGCGGCTCGCAGAGCGGCACCGTGCGCGCGTGTACGTCGCGCCGATGTCTGGGCGCTGCAGTTTCCCCGAGGACCATCCGCTGTTCGCCGGCTTCCTGCCCGCGATCCGCGAGAAGATCGTCGCGCGGCTCGACGGGCACGACCTCGTGTTTGCGTTCGGCGCGCCCGCGTTCACCTATCACATCGAGGGCTTCGGCCCGCACGTGCCGCCGGGCGCGACGCTCGTGCAGCTCGTCGACGATCCGGGCATCGCCGCGTGGACGCCGTCGGGCGATGCGGTCGTCGGCAACCTGCGGCTCGCCGCGCGCGACCTGCTCGCGCGCCCGGCGCCGCCCGAGCGGCCGATGCCCGCGCCGCGGCCGCCGCGCGCGCGTGTCGAACCGCCGGCCGCCGGCGAACGTATGTCGGTCGCGTTCGCGCTGCAGACGCTCGCCGACGTGCGCGACGCGCATGACATCGTCGTCGAAGAAGCGCCGAGCGCACGGGCCGTGATGCAGGAACACCTGCCGTTCACGCATAGCGGCACGTTCTACACGATGGACAGCGGCGGGCTCGGCTACGGGATGCCGGCCGCCGTCGGCGTCGCGCTCGCGCACCCGGGCCGGCGCGTGATCGGGCTGATCGGCGACGGGTCGAGCCTGTATTCGATCCAGGCCTTGTGGAGCGCCGCGCAACTGAAGTTGCCGATCACGTTCGTGATCCTGAACAATCGTCGCTACGCGGCGCTGCAGGATTTCGCGCCGGTGTTCGGCTTCGGCCCGGACGATCCCGTGCAAGGCACCGATCTGCCGAACCTGGATTTCGTCGCGCTCGCGCAAGGGATGGGCTGCCGAGGCGTGCGCGTGACCGATGCCGCACACCTGCGCGACACGCTGACCGAGGCGCTGCGCGCTGCAACGCCGGTCGTCGTTGAAGTCGAGATTGCCTGA
- a CDS encoding LysR family transcriptional regulator, whose translation MTFDLRQLRAFTTIVACGSLGRAADALHVTQPALSRILKRLEEQVGAPLFERHSKGVQLTAFGDALLPHATLLQHEAEHAREELDAMRGFAKGTIKVGTVGSIASLVLPVAVGRVLDRWPNLRVEIIEGVWDRLAEGLNKHEIDLALSAHGPDTDEIVAIPECRWEDRSHIVAAPHHPLRALGRAPTLADTLHARWAIPPRGTAPFDHMRATFDAHGLALPDIAVETRSVTTLKSLVAHAGFLSWMAEPMYGAEQRAGTIDTLPVREVVAVRTLTAFRRRHGILPGPAGKLLEELVALTREGR comes from the coding sequence ATGACTTTCGATCTCCGACAATTGCGCGCCTTCACGACGATCGTCGCGTGCGGCAGCCTCGGCCGCGCGGCCGACGCGCTGCATGTGACGCAGCCGGCGCTGAGCCGGATCCTGAAGCGGCTCGAGGAACAGGTCGGTGCGCCCTTGTTCGAGCGCCACTCGAAGGGCGTGCAGCTCACCGCGTTCGGCGACGCGTTGCTGCCGCATGCGACGCTGCTGCAGCACGAGGCCGAGCACGCGCGTGAGGAGCTCGACGCGATGCGCGGGTTCGCGAAGGGCACGATCAAGGTCGGCACGGTGGGCAGCATCGCGAGCCTCGTGCTGCCGGTCGCGGTGGGCCGCGTGCTCGACCGCTGGCCGAACCTGCGCGTCGAGATCATCGAAGGCGTGTGGGACCGGCTCGCGGAAGGGCTGAACAAGCACGAGATCGATCTCGCGCTGTCCGCGCACGGGCCCGACACAGATGAAATCGTCGCGATTCCCGAGTGCCGCTGGGAAGATCGCAGCCATATCGTTGCGGCGCCGCACCATCCGCTGCGCGCGCTCGGCCGCGCGCCGACGCTCGCCGATACGCTGCACGCGCGCTGGGCGATTCCGCCGCGCGGCACTGCGCCGTTCGACCACATGCGCGCGACCTTCGACGCGCACGGGCTCGCGCTGCCCGACATTGCGGTCGAGACGCGCTCCGTCACCACGCTGAAGAGCCTCGTCGCGCATGCCGGCTTCCTGAGCTGGATGGCCGAGCCGATGTACGGCGCCGAGCAGCGCGCCGGCACGATCGACACACTGCCGGTGCGCGAGGTCGTCGCGGTGCGCACGCTCACCGCGTTCCGGCGCCGCCACGGCATCCTGCCGGGACCGGCCGGCAAGCTGCTCGAGGAACTCGTCGCGTTGACGCGCGAAGGACGCTGA